The proteins below come from a single Cannabis sativa cultivar Pink pepper isolate KNU-18-1 chromosome 3, ASM2916894v1, whole genome shotgun sequence genomic window:
- the LOC115708750 gene encoding zeatin O-glucosyltransferase-like, with translation MEATSAAMKDSSTLSVVVVMVPFLGQSHLNQFLQLANVVSSYDIPVHYISSTLHISRVKSRASNPIHQLTKIHFHDYPLQFSSSPLPMSHHEDPFFNSEFVKISFPLFECSTNLREPVAELLQSLSQTTKRLVVVYDPMMASVVQDVVRIPNGEAYSFHCGSFVFFANMFNLLGRNDMFPIMDIPPWESCFPAALNRFLEREIEVVKFQAGEIFNTCRAIEGAFLESLVNDIGVEKNKFWAVGPLHQTTMTRKELRRDQDKWLLDWLDKQEPNSVLYISFGTTTIFSDEEIKEIAIGLELSGVKFIWALREADKSVLSSSNEQGPQLPNGFEERMKGMGIVVREWVPQVEILGHSSTGGFMSHCGWNSCMESISMGVPLVTWPLHTDQPINALLITHVLKVGVAVMERQQRDEVVSSSTISRAVRTLMASNEGGEMRKRAEELGAEVRKSTEEGRVTRMEWDSFIAHITR, from the coding sequence ATGGAAGCTACTAGTGCTGCCATGAAAGATTCATCAACATTGTCAGTTGTGGTGGTAATGGTTCCATTCCTAGGCCAGAGCCACCTAAACCAGTTCCTTCAATTGGCCAATGTCGTTTCCTCATACGACATTCCAGTTCACTACATTAGCTCAACTCTTCACATCTCTCGAGTCAAGTCTCGAGCCTCAAACCCAATTCATCAACTAACCAAAATCCATTTCCATGATTACCCACTTCAATTTTCATCATCACCATTACCTATGTCCCATCATGAAGACCCCTTCTTCAATTCCGAGTTCGTCAAAATCTCGTTCCCTTTATTCGAATGCTCAACGAACCTTCGCGAACCTGTTGCTGAGCTTCTCCAGTCACTCTCTCAAACCACAAAACGACTTGTCGTTGTTTACGATCCTATGATGGCTTCGGTGGTTCAAGATGTCGTTCGTATCCCAAACGGAGAAGCCTACTCATTCCATTGCGGCTCTTTTGTTTTCTTTGCAAACATGTTTAATCTGTTGGGACGAAACGACATGTTCCCAATAATGGATATTCCGCCTTGGGAATCATGTTTTCCTGCTGCGTTAAATCGTTTTCTGGAGAGAGAGATTGAGGTGGTGAAATTTCAAGCTGGAGAGATCTTCAATACTTGTAGAGCTATTGAAGGAGCTTTTCTTGAAAGTCTTGTAAACGACATTGGTGTGGAGAAGAACAAGTTTTGGGCAGTTGGGCCTTTACACCAAACGACAATGACTCGTAAAGAGCTAAGGAGGGATCAAGACAAGTGGTTATTGGATTGGTTGGACAAACAAGAGCCAAATAGTGTGTtgtatatctcttttggaaccACAACTATATTTTCAGATGAAGAGATTAAGGAGATTGCAATTGGGTTAGAGCTAAGTGGGGTTAAATTTATATGGGCATTGAGAGAAGCAGATAAATCTGTTCTTTCAAGTAGTAATGAACAAGGACCTCAACTTCCAAATGGGTTTGAGGAAAGAATGAAGGGAATGGGAATTGTGGTGAGGGAATGGGTGCCCCAAGTGGAGATTTTGGGGCACTCATCTACAGGTGGGTTTATGAGTCATTGTGGGTGGAATTCTTGTATGGAGAGTATAAGTATGGGAGTGCCTTTAGTAACTTGGCCATTGCATACAGATCAACCTATCAATGCTCTGTTAATCACACATGTGCTCAAAGTGGGTGTGGCTGTTATGGAAAGACAGCAGAGAGATGAGGTTGTGAGTTCATCCACCATTAGCAGAGCTGTTAGGACATTAATGGCTTCAAATGAAGGTGGTGAGATGAGAAAGAGGGCTGAGGAATTGGGTGCTGAAGTTAGAAAGTCTACTGAAGAAGGACGTGTCACTCGTATGGAATGGGATTCTTTCATTGCTCATATCACTAGATAG
- the LOC133035873 gene encoding uncharacterized protein LOC133035873 has protein sequence MCASSKRQSFLTAFPWLCTGKPAPSSASSNNLPQSPTFNPMPQFQAEITSPTRQSNQTPATKVIFQQSILDSRHTGQSSLKNIDEATLNIHENDSTFMSEDDMNLYDLKRKMVDILSNKESAISVEDDVDSISEPNNFHNIDVIGLPKNGEQPNFILCETLCNNEIVDRLKIRLGFENCFTVPAQGRKGRLAFLWKISSDAHLLKFSAHHIDMEVHIPGYDHWRLTGFYGEPNRSLRHTTWELLRDLADDSNLPWCIIGDFNNITTHEDKKGGLLYPESLINGFNAALHDCRLCELQLRGHRYTWERGKGTQNHIEIRLDKAFATQSWLTIFNEASLSNFDFSSSDHTPIFLEPAPAVMSKPITILRYENAWSREPLCGQIVQNCWEANVHLSLVDKAKLCLETLINWGRDLTGHFKKRLSNTQQEIYWKQRSKQFWLNGRDKNSKYFHATASSRKRNNQIVQLQDNDGVWKGWKSGLDQVIVDYFLALYATDRAIYGSVVNGICHSVTAEENDSQLCPITAEEVKQAIFQMYPDKAPGPNGMSPDFYQ, from the exons ATGTGTGCTTCTTCAAAACGTCAAAGCTTCCTCACAGCTTTCCCCTGGCTTTGCACCGGAAAACCTGCTCCTTCCTCTGCCAGTAGCAATAATTTGCCACAATCTCCTACCTTCAATCCCATGCCTCAATTCCAGGCTGAAATCACGAGTCCAACCAGGCAAAGCAATCAAACACCTGCAACAAAAGTGATTTTCCAGCAATCTATCCTTGATTCTAGGCACACGGGTCAATCAAGTTTGAAAAACATTGATGAGGCAACTTTGAATATTCATGAGAATGATTCCACATTTATGTCCGAGGATGATATGAATCTTTATGATTTGAAGAGGAAAATGGTTGACATTCTCTCCAATAAAGAGTCGGCTATATCAGTGGAAGATGATGTGGATTCTATTTCTGAGccaaataattttcataatattgaTGTTATTGGGCTTCCAAAAAATGGGGAACAG CCCAATTTTATCCTTTGTGAAACTTTATGCAACAATGAAATTGTGGATAGGCTCAAAATTCGGTTGGGCTTTGAAAATTGTTTTACTGTGCCAGCCCAAGGTAGAAAAGGACGATTAGCTTTTTTATGGAAAATCTCTTCTGATGCTCATTTACTCAAGTTCTCTGCCCACCATATAGACATGGAAGTCCATATCCCAGGTTACGATCACTGGCGTCTCACCGGATTTTACGGCGAACCAAATCGCTCTCTACGTCATACAACTTGGGAGCTCTTGCGTGACCTGGCCGATGATTCGAACTTGCCATGGTGCATTATCGGTGACTTCAACAACATCACTACTCATGAAGACAAGAAAGGGGGTCTGCTCTATCCAGAATCACTAATCAATGGCTTTAACGCAGCTCTCCATGACTGCCGACTGTGTGAGCTTCAGTTACGTGGTCACAGATATACTTGGGAACGTGGTAAAGGGACTCAAAATCACATTGAAATAAGGTTAGACAAAGCTTTTGCTACCCAATCTTGGCTAACTATTTTTAATGAGGCTAGTTTgtcaaattttgatttttcgtCCTCCGATCATACACCTATCTTTCTTGAACCTGCTCCTGCTGTTATGAGTAAACCGATCACTATTTTGCGCTATGAAAACGCTTGGTCCCGTGAGCCTTTATGTGGTCAAATTGTCCAAAACTGTTGGGAGGCAAATGTCCATCTCTCTCTTGTTGATAAAGCAAAACTATGCCTTGAAACTTTGATTAATTGGGGCCGTGATCTTACCGGGCATTTTAAGAAGAGGCTGTCAAATA ctCAGCAAGAAATCTATTGGAAGCAACGGTCCAAACAATTTTGGTTAAATGGAAGGGACAAGAATAGCAAATATTTTCACGCCACCGCAAGCTCACGCAAACGAAATAATCAAATTGTCCAGCTCCAAGATAATGATGGAGTTTGGAAAGGCTGGAAGTCAGGGCTAGACCAGGTAATTGTTGATTATTTCTTAGCTCTTTATGCTACTGATCGTGCTATTTACGGCTCTGTAGTCAATGGTATTTGCCACTCGGTTACAGCTGAAGAAAATGACAGTCAACTCTGTCCAATTACAGCCGAAGAAGTCAAGCAAGCCATCTTCCAAATGTATCCCGACAAAGCCCCCGGTCCTAATGGCATGAGCCCTGACTTTTATCAATAA
- the LOC115711092 gene encoding zeatin O-xylosyltransferase-like has product MATHCENKASLLSSAVVVMVPFPAQSHLNQLLQLSHVVSSSYDIPVHYVSSPLHISQVKSRSSNPQDPTNKIHFHGFQIPLLLPSSSSSSPNPKSKFPLHLLPCFEASTHLRQPVADLLRSLSPTTKRLVVIHDALTTYVVQDVVSIQNAEAYSFNCASAFSAFAFMCETLGRNDIVPNKELPSSISCFPSEVLAFLGSQIHLAMTLKFSSGQLYNSSKSIEGSFVELLSKEINGGKEKIWTIGPLHQTIISENRAEKSLVLEWLDQQEPNSVLYISFGTTVSFSEDEIEELAFGLEQSGVKFIWVLRDADEIDVSSSRYEEGRKRPKLPDGFKERVKGMGMVVREWVPQVEILGHSSTGGFMSHCGWNSCMESLSMGVPMVAWPMHSDQPMNGLLITELLKVGVGVIEWNQREELVTSSKISRAVRRIMGSDSEEGDEIRKRAVEIGVEVKRSVVEGGDCRLEWDSFIAHITR; this is encoded by the coding sequence ATGGCTACTCATTGTGAAAACAAAGCATCTTTGTTATCATCAGCTGTGGTGGTAATGGTTCCATTCCCAGCTCAAAGTCACCTAAACCAGCTTCTTCAACTCTCTCATGTCGTTTCATCATCATACGACATCCCAGTCCACTACGTTAGCTCACCTCTCCACATTTCCCAAGTCAAATCTCGATCCTCAAACCCTCAAGACCCAACCAACAAAATCCATTTCCATGGCTTCCAAATCCcacttcttcttccttcttcttcttcttcttctccaaatCCCAAATCGAAATTCCCTTTACACCTACTCCCCTGTTTCGAAGCCTCAACTCACCTTCGTCAACCAGTAGCGGACCTACTCCGATCGCTATCTCCAACCACAAAACGACTCGTCGTTATTCACGATGCTTTAACGACTTACGTCGTTCAAGATGTCGTTTCGATACAAAACGCAGAAGCTTACTCTTTCAATTGCGCCTCTGCTTTTTCTGCTTTCGCTTTTATGTGTGAAACCTTGGGAAGAAACGACATCGTTCCGAATAAAGAACTTCCATCTTCAATTTCATGCTTTCCTTCTGAGGTTTTAGCTTTCTTGGGTTCACAAATTCATTTGGCGATGACTTTGAAATTTTCATCTGGACAACTTTACAATAGCTCCAAATCGATTGAGGGTTCTTTCGTTGAGCTTTTATCTAAGGAAATTAATGGAGGAAAGGAGAAGATTTGGACAATTGGGCCTTTGCACCAAACAATAATATCTGAAAATCGAGCTGAGAAGAGTTTAGTATTGGAATGGCTAGATCAACAAGAACCCAATTCTGTGTtgtatatctcttttggaacgACTGTGAGTTTTTCTGAAGATGAGATTGAAGAGCTTGCTTTTGGTTTGGAACAGAGTGGTGTGAAGTTCATCTGGGTATTGAGAGATGCCGATGAAATTGATGTTTCCAGTTCTCGCTATGAAGAAGGGAGAAAAAGACCTAAACTTCCAGATGGGTTTAAGGAAAGAGTTAAGGGAATGGGAATGGTGGTGAGGGAGTGGGTGCCCCAAGTGGAGATTTTGGGGCACTCATCTACAGGTGGGTTTATGTCTCATTGTGGGTGGAATTCTTGTATGGAGAGCTTGAGTATGGGAGTGCCTATGGTGGCTTGGCCAATGCATTCGGATCAACCCATGAATGGTTTGTTGATTACTGAGTTGCTTAAGGTGGGAGTGGGTGTGATTGAATGGAATCAAAGAGAGGAGTTGGTTACTTCATCGAAAATCAGCAGAGCTGTGAGGAGAATAATGGGTTCAGATTCAGAAGAAGGAGATGAGATTAGGAAGAGAGCTGTGGAAATTGGTGTGGAAGTGAAACGGTCTGTCGTTGAAGGAGGTGATTGTCGTTTGGAGTGGGATTCTTTTATTGCTCATATCACTAGATAG